TGCCGCCGTCATTCCCGGGGGAGGTCTCTATTTCCCGATCACGTTCGATGGGATTTCAAGCTGGCTTCCGGTTATCGATGCCGCGTTCGACCAGCGGGTGGAGCAGTTGTATCACCGGTCGATGGACTTGCGGGGCGCATCGATCGAGCAGTGCCCGCGGAGCCAGACGGGCCGGCATGTTGTGTATCACCTATCGCAGCGGCCGGACATCGCGACCGTAGATGCCGGGGGGGCGGATTGGATGGTGGGTACACCCAGTGAGGGTGAACTTATTGCCGGCGAAGCGGCATATTTATACGCCATGCTCAATGGGTACGAACGCGAGTTGACGGGGCACCCCGAACTGGACGCCGAGCGCTGGCAGACATGGCTCACCCTTCGTCGGCGGTCCATCGCCATGGGTACAGCCCTGTTTATCGCCCATCACCTCGATGTCTTCGCGCGGCGGCAATTTTCAGGCATTTCACGCAGCCGGTCCATTTCGTAACGATGTACCATCGTCTATACATGACGCCCCACCCGGGCGAAAATGGTCGAATTCTTGCGGGAGAATTCGAGTTTTACCCATCTGTACGAGACATAGCGCCCCTTTTGGTACATCCCGAGATACAAATGGACGGCTTCTTTCAGGTACCCGAAGCCTTTGCGGCATTAGATCAACACGTTATTCCCACGCTGTTTCGCGACAAAAACGCATCCGATACGGTTCGTGTCTGGGTAGCGGGATGTACGACCGGTGAGGAAGCCTACTCCGTCGCGATTTTGTTGTTTGAATATGCTTCGACGCTCGAGTCGCCGCCGCGGATCAAGATCTATGCGAGCGATAACGACCAGGCGGCGCTGCGCGTCGCACGGGGCGGGGTCTACGCGGACACGATTCGGCGACAGATGTCGGGCGGGTGTCTGGAACGCTACTTCATCCGGCAGCCCGATGGCTTCATTGTGGCCCCGGCCGTGCGCGACTCGGTTACCTTCTCTACCCACGATGTGCTCATTGATCAAGCGTTTCAGACGCTCGATCTCATCACGTGCCGCCATCTACTCGCCATTCTCGAAAAGGAGAGTCAGGGGCAAATTGTTTCGTTTTTCCACCACGCGTTGCGTCCACAGGCCTTCCTGTTTCTGGGTGATAAAGAGTTCGCTTCGGGTTTGCCCGATGCCTTTCTTCCAGTCGATGAGACCTATCAGATCTATCGCCTGAAAACGTCCGATACTCCGGCGGGACTCGGGTTTTTTGATGAGATTCTCGACGAAGACACCGTTTTCCCGGCCGAGTTGTCCCTTCAACCGGAAGATCTGGTCGATGCCCGTCGTAGCATCTCGCGCGAGGAAGAGCCGGTTAATGCACCCAAGGTGGACGTGCCCGATGCGCTAGAGCTACCCGGAATCTCGGAGCCGGAGGTTGAGACTGTTGTTCGCAGAGAGCCTCCGCCGCCCGAAGAGGCGCAGGAATCTCGTTACGACACGCTACCTGCGCCCCGGCTGGAAGCGTTGCCGGAGTTTTCGGAAGAGAGCCTCTATGCATCGACGGAGCCCCTGCGCGCCAACCGTCAAGATGCCGAAGACCCGATTCCGGCACCGCCGCGGGTAGCCTGGGCCGCACACGATGTGTTTGCGGACGCGCCGGCCCACAGAGAGCCTATTTCGCCGCGCGAAGAGGGCCTACGGGCGTCTTCACCGGCGTTTGATGATGCATTTGGAGCGCTGAGTGAGAGCGACGGTATGATGGGGACGGCCGAGGCTGTCCAATCCGCACCGTCCAATGAGGTCCATGGGGACGAGTCGACCCCTCCGGTGAGTGCGCCGGCCGCGAGCGCGATGAACGGCGCCGGCGTGGCGCCGCGGGAGCTGGTGCGGTTCCACCAGGAGCAGCTCATCAAACAGTACATGCCGCCGAGTTTGCTGGTGGACGATCAGTACAACATCCTCCATGTCAGCGGTCGTTTTGAGGGGCTGCTGCAGGTCAAAGCGTTTCATTTGGAGCGCGACTACCTGGAGAAGTTGCCGGCCGTGTACAGTCGGCGTGTCGGTAAGGCCATCCAGCAGGCCTTTTTCGAGCGCGACGCCAGTAAGGTAGAGACCGTAGTGATCCCGACGCGGGACCTTGGCAATGTGCCTCTTCGGATTCAGTTCTTGACGTTTGAGGGCTCCAAACTGGATGTGGTGCAGCTTGTATTCGGCGGCCCCTCAACCGATGCGGCTCGTGTCGGTATCGGGATCCGGCTGGCCGAAGCCGGCGACGCCCCTCAGTCTGATAATGCCGTTATTGCAGGTGGCATCGATGAGGCGCTGGCCCGACTCATCCTGGCAGGGCCATTCCCGATGCTATTGCATGCGGAAGGGGGGACGATCCTGGAGATGAACAGGGCCTGGGTGGATCTTTCCCTGTATCCCGTCGGAGAGACGACGACACTGACGGCCTGGACACGGTTGGTCCGCGGGCAGCGTATCCAGCTCAAGGATCCGAAG
Above is a genomic segment from Rhodothermales bacterium containing:
- a CDS encoding CheR family methyltransferase, which gives rise to MDGFFQVPEAFAALDQHVIPTLFRDKNASDTVRVWVAGCTTGEEAYSVAILLFEYASTLESPPRIKIYASDNDQAALRVARGGVYADTIRRQMSGGCLERYFIRQPDGFIVAPAVRDSVTFSTHDVLIDQAFQTLDLITCRHLLAILEKESQGQIVSFFHHALRPQAFLFLGDKEFASGLPDAFLPVDETYQIYRLKTSDTPAGLGFFDEILDEDTVFPAELSLQPEDLVDARRSISREEEPVNAPKVDVPDALELPGISEPEVETVVRREPPPPEEAQESRYDTLPAPRLEALPEFSEESLYASTEPLRANRQDAEDPIPAPPRVAWAAHDVFADAPAHREPISPREEGLRASSPAFDDAFGALSESDGMMGTAEAVQSAPSNEVHGDESTPPVSAPAASAMNGAGVAPRELVRFHQEQLIKQYMPPSLLVDDQYNILHVSGRFEGLLQVKAFHLERDYLEKLPAVYSRRVGKAIQQAFFERDASKVETVVIPTRDLGNVPLRIQFLTFEGSKLDVVQLVFGGPSTDAARVGIGIRLAEAGDAPQSDNAVIAGGIDEALARLILAGPFPMLLHAEGGTILEMNRAWVDLSLYPVGETTTLTAWTRLVRGQRIQLKDPKLAEQYSRKGVECVSIRTKAGDTRLLALHSVTLGKDRKNRKLTLTMASDISGHAGQYGVGLVSHGADDASRAKSAFLANVSHEIRTPLTSMIGFAEHLASKLSGQDMQFARYITDSGYRLLETLNAILRMASHEGDTPAELSIELIDITLECQGLLQLFKPQADQYDIPLKMVIKEPVKAYLDRAAFRRIVGNVIGNAIKFTRRGEVTITVSSEAGMVSVEVDDTGIGISDSFKPFIFDRFTQETKGEGRSYAGCGLGLAVAKLLSEQMGGTITVESQLGEGSRFTVRLPIGSSHSGKAVFGERSSASSAVKKRVLVIEDDLDTQELMMLLLRDRYEVIVTSNATEALQKAQQDDYEAILMDLNLGGSRSGFELLADVRRVDGYQSVPVLAVSALPIDVIRKQLIKSGFNGYIAKPFTRARIYDALESVMGKEA